A single window of Jiangella alkaliphila DNA harbors:
- a CDS encoding ABC transporter permease — translation MSYFIVRRLAIGLLTIWGVVTAVFIVVRLAPGDQATVALGPDASAEEIEALRQSLGLDQPLLVQYLSYLGDVVRLDFGESYRFGRPAMDQVLERFPATIQLTLAATVIAIVAGLVLGVLAGKNPGSALDRAVSTVTLGLQALPPFWVGIMFILIFALQLQVLPSAGGGSLSNLVLPAVTLSIPFTALVARMTRSGVAETMSEAFVNTARSKGLTETQVLTGHVLKNSMIPVVTVVGLQVGTLLGGAVIIETVFAWPGLGSLLVSAVGNRDYAVVQAATVLIALCVIVLNLAADVVNARLDPRIRLEARR, via the coding sequence ATGAGCTACTTCATCGTCCGGCGGCTGGCGATCGGCCTGCTGACCATCTGGGGCGTCGTCACGGCGGTCTTCATCGTCGTCCGGCTCGCGCCCGGCGACCAGGCCACCGTGGCCCTCGGCCCGGACGCGAGCGCGGAGGAGATCGAGGCCCTGCGGCAGAGCCTCGGCCTCGACCAGCCGCTCCTGGTGCAGTACCTCTCGTACCTCGGCGACGTCGTGCGGCTCGACTTCGGCGAGTCCTACCGGTTCGGGCGCCCGGCCATGGACCAGGTGCTCGAGCGGTTCCCCGCGACCATCCAGCTGACCCTGGCCGCCACGGTGATCGCGATCGTCGCCGGCCTCGTGCTCGGCGTCCTCGCCGGCAAGAACCCCGGCAGCGCGCTGGACCGCGCCGTCTCGACGGTCACGCTCGGCCTGCAGGCGCTGCCGCCGTTCTGGGTCGGCATCATGTTCATCCTGATCTTCGCGCTGCAGCTGCAGGTGCTGCCGAGCGCCGGCGGCGGCAGCCTCTCCAACCTCGTCCTGCCCGCGGTGACGCTGTCGATCCCGTTCACCGCGCTCGTGGCGCGCATGACCCGCAGCGGCGTGGCCGAGACGATGTCCGAGGCCTTCGTCAACACCGCCCGGTCGAAGGGCCTCACCGAGACGCAGGTGCTCACCGGCCACGTCCTGAAGAACTCGATGATCCCCGTGGTGACGGTGGTCGGCCTGCAGGTCGGGACGCTGCTCGGCGGCGCGGTGATCATCGAGACCGTGTTCGCGTGGCCCGGGCTCGGGTCGCTGCTGGTGAGCGCGGTCGGCAACCGCGACTACGCCGTCGTCCAGGCCGCGACGG